From a region of the Mus pahari chromosome 12, PAHARI_EIJ_v1.1, whole genome shotgun sequence genome:
- the Ccdc54 gene encoding coiled-coil domain-containing protein 54: MYRFHTKRVRAAAGQVWTTNLHKIRRSLKNVYQKCKPHHPYSTSYSTRASYSCDRETLSLNEEMNLPAMLQDIKTGQTELLNQMTNIVSTISNIQEKIKLYQNQMEGLEARINISEDRQTATTKDIHSMKEDFNTLKKKVTELESQNSYSSIHCLEVLEGQRGKEFIQLLHKLLQTETPKGTVTSPDTVLSSAEPERVPSYPQPTGELQKKTMSPQNITLKKNESLQNASVGCKKVRSNIYIYPDFSTWIKLTFVHGGNWRFFLSATKLEEFIQWLLSRSTILPEEPQIVPQRDYAFTGAIGRLATICVSLFHYVYCLFGSSKEEITRL; this comes from the coding sequence ATGTACAGATTTCACACCAAAAGAGTAAGAGCTGCCGCTGGCCAGGTGTGGACTACAAACCTCCACAAGATCAGAAGATCTCTTAAAAATGTGTACCAGAAATGTAAGCCCCACCACCCATATTCAACTAGCTACTCAACAAGGGCTTCTTACAGTTGTGACCGAGAGACTCTCAgtttgaatgaagaaatgaatctACCAGCAATGCTCCAAGACATTAAAACGGGACAAACGGAACTCCTCAACCAAATGACGAACATTGTCAGCACAATATCAAATATCCAGGAAAAGATCAAGCTTTATCAGAATCAGATGGAAGGCCTGGAAGCCAGAATAAACATtagtgaagacagacagactgcaacCACCAAAGACATCCACTCCATGAAAGAAGATTTCAACACTCTAAAGAAGAAGGTGACGGAGCTGGAAAGCCAGAATTCTTACTCCAGCATCCACTGTCTAGAGGTCTTGGAAGGACAAAGGGGTAAAGAATTCATACAGCTCCTCCATAAACTCCTACAAACTGAAACCCCGAAGGGCACAGTCACCTCTCCAGACACTGTCCTCTCTTCAGCAGAGCCAGAGAGAGTGCCCAGTTACCCACAGCCCACTGGTGAGcttcagaaaaaaacaatgtCACCTCAGAATATAACTCTGAAGAAAAACGAAAGCCTCCAAAATGCATCAGTGGGCTGCAAAAAGGTAAggtcaaatatttatatttacccTGACTTCAGCACATGGATCAAGCTCACTTTTGTTCATGGAGGGAATTGGAGATTTTTCCTCAGTGCCACCAAGCTAGAGGAATTCATCCAGTGGCTTCTGTCTAGGTCCACCATCcttcctgaggaaccacaaaTCGTACCCCAGAGAGACTACGCCTTCACCGGAGCCATTGGGAGGTTGGCCACAATCTGTGTCTCTCTTTTCCACTACGTTTATTGCCTTTTTGGTTCCTCAAAAGAGGAAATAACTCGACTTTAG